A single window of Caldicellulosiruptor bescii DSM 6725 DNA harbors:
- a CDS encoding phenylacetate--CoA ligase family protein translates to MESVEMRENVSELFLSQLENVFKNSPFYQKKFKETGVKLSKIQDLDDIKKLPFTTKEELRDAYPLGLMAVDEKKVVRIHSSSGTTGMPVIIPYTQKDVDDWKEMMKRCYQLAGVTELDRVQITPGYGLWTAGIGFQLGAEFLGAMTIPMGPGNTEKQLQMMVDLKSTVIIATSSYGLLLAEEVVKRGLKDKIHLRIGIFGSERWGEKQRKTIEAYLGIESFDIYGLTEIYGPGIAIDCKKHTGLHYFDDFLYFEIIDPQTGENVPDGEFGELVITTLRKEGAPLIRYRTRDITRKIPGECSCGSKYPRIDRIVGRTDDMIKVKGVNIFPAQIDTFLNDVDGVGSEYQVIIERIDYRDKLTLKVEVKDEYFTSEMKELISHEFKNKIGVSPEVILCRVGELPRSEKKTKRIFDLRG, encoded by the coding sequence ATGGAAAGTGTTGAGATGAGAGAAAATGTAAGTGAACTTTTTTTGAGCCAGCTCGAAAATGTCTTTAAAAACAGTCCTTTTTATCAAAAAAAATTCAAAGAAACAGGGGTAAAACTTAGTAAGATACAGGACTTAGATGATATCAAAAAACTTCCATTTACAACAAAAGAAGAGTTAAGAGATGCTTATCCCTTAGGGCTTATGGCTGTTGATGAGAAAAAGGTTGTAAGAATTCACTCTTCGTCAGGTACAACTGGAATGCCAGTGATTATTCCTTACACTCAAAAAGATGTTGATGACTGGAAAGAAATGATGAAAAGGTGTTATCAGTTAGCAGGTGTAACAGAGCTGGACAGAGTCCAGATAACTCCTGGATATGGCCTTTGGACAGCAGGTATTGGATTTCAGCTTGGTGCTGAGTTTTTGGGTGCGATGACAATTCCTATGGGGCCCGGAAATACAGAAAAACAGCTTCAGATGATGGTGGATTTAAAGTCAACAGTCATTATTGCGACTTCATCTTACGGGCTTTTGCTTGCTGAAGAGGTAGTTAAAAGAGGTTTAAAAGACAAGATACATTTAAGAATTGGGATATTTGGTTCTGAAAGATGGGGAGAAAAACAGCGAAAAACTATTGAGGCGTATCTGGGCATAGAAAGTTTTGATATTTATGGGTTAACAGAGATTTATGGACCGGGAATTGCAATAGATTGCAAAAAACATACAGGCCTTCATTATTTTGATGATTTTCTGTATTTTGAAATAATTGACCCTCAAACAGGAGAGAATGTGCCTGATGGAGAGTTTGGTGAACTTGTTATTACCACTTTGAGAAAAGAAGGTGCTCCTCTTATAAGATACAGAACAAGAGACATCACACGAAAAATTCCAGGTGAGTGCAGTTGTGGTTCTAAGTATCCACGTATTGACAGGATTGTTGGTAGAACTGACGACATGATAAAGGTCAAAGGTGTTAATATCTTTCCTGCTCAGATAGACACATTTTTGAATGATGTAGATGGTGTTGGAAGTGAATATCAAGTGATTATAGAGAGGATTGATTACAGGGATAAACTTACATTAAAGGTTGAGGTTAAAGATGAATATTTTACTTCTGAGATGAAAGAGTTAATCTCTCATGAATTTAAAAATAAGATAGGAGTATCGCCTGAGGTCATTTTGTGCAGGGTAGGTGAACTTCCTCGAAGCGAAAAGAAGACAAAACGCATATTTGATTTGAGAGGCTGA